A stretch of the Nitratireductor thuwali genome encodes the following:
- a CDS encoding ABC transporter permease subunit has translation MLRFFLSRLALLIPTFIGVSIVAFSFIRLLPGDPIMLLAGERGMTEERYQQLRALYGFDQPLVMQYFTYLTDLLQGDFGTSIVTKRPVLQEFLTLFPATLELSFCAIMLAIVIGVPVGIIAAVRRGSWLDQSVMGTALVGYSMPIFWWGLLLIILFSGILQWTPVSGRISLLYYFQPVTGFMLIDSLLSGQEGAFKSAVSHLVLPTVVLATIPLAVIARQTRSAMLEVLGEDYVRTARSKGLPPLRVVGLHALRNALIPVVTTIGLQVGVLLAGAILTETIFSWPGIGKWMVDSVFKRDYAVVQGGLLLIAAIIMIVNLIVDVLYGLINPRIRH, from the coding sequence ATGCTCCGCTTCTTTCTGTCGCGGCTGGCGCTGCTGATCCCGACCTTCATCGGGGTCTCCATCGTCGCCTTCTCGTTCATTCGCCTCTTGCCGGGCGATCCCATCATGCTGCTTGCCGGCGAGCGCGGCATGACCGAAGAGCGCTACCAGCAATTGCGGGCGCTCTACGGTTTCGACCAGCCGCTGGTCATGCAGTATTTCACCTATCTGACAGACCTGCTGCAGGGCGATTTCGGCACGTCGATCGTTACCAAGCGCCCGGTCCTCCAGGAGTTCCTGACGCTTTTCCCGGCAACGCTGGAACTATCGTTCTGCGCCATCATGCTGGCGATCGTCATCGGGGTTCCCGTCGGCATCATCGCCGCCGTCCGCCGTGGCTCGTGGCTCGATCAATCGGTCATGGGGACGGCGCTCGTCGGCTATTCCATGCCGATCTTCTGGTGGGGCCTGCTGCTGATCATCCTGTTCTCCGGCATTTTGCAGTGGACGCCGGTCTCCGGGCGCATCTCGCTGCTCTATTACTTCCAGCCGGTCACAGGCTTCATGCTCATAGACAGCCTGCTTTCGGGCCAGGAAGGGGCCTTCAAGTCGGCCGTTTCACACCTTGTCCTGCCCACCGTGGTGCTCGCCACCATTCCGCTCGCCGTCATTGCGCGCCAGACGCGCTCGGCGATGCTGGAAGTTTTAGGTGAGGACTATGTGCGCACCGCGCGTTCGAAAGGACTGCCGCCGCTCCGGGTGGTGGGGCTGCATGCTCTGCGCAACGCACTGATTCCGGTGGTCACGACAATCGGCCTTCAGGTCGGCGTCCTCTTGGCTGGGGCGATCCTCACCGAGACGATCTTCTCCTGGCCGGGCATCGGCAAGTGGATGGTCGACAGCGTCTTCAAGCGCGACTACGCCGTGGTGCAGGGCGGGCTCTTGCTGATCGCCGCCATCATCATGATCGTGAACTTGATCGTGGACGTGCTCTACGGTCTGATCAATCCAAGAATCAGGCACTAG
- a CDS encoding ABC transporter permease subunit — translation MNTKDPNAAIGLEGGTVIAVTRRARLAEFWYYFSQNRGAVIGLYIFAAIVVIAVLAPLIAPHSPSMQNRGAFLLPPAWQEGGSWSFVLGTDAVGRDLLSRLIYGARFSLFIGVVVVSVAVSVGIIVGLVAGYFRGAVDTVIMRMMDIILAFPSLLLALVLVAILGPGLVNAMIAIALVQQPHYVRLTRAAVMSEKGREYVTAARVAGASNLRLMFKTILPNCTAPLIVQAALSFSTAILDAAALGFLGMGAQPPTPEWGTMLAEAREFILRAWWVVTFPGLAILITVLAINLMGDGLRDALDPKLKRS, via the coding sequence ATGAACACCAAAGATCCGAACGCCGCCATCGGCCTGGAAGGCGGCACGGTCATCGCCGTTACAAGGCGGGCCAGGCTTGCGGAGTTCTGGTATTATTTCAGCCAGAACCGCGGCGCCGTCATCGGGCTCTACATATTCGCAGCGATCGTTGTCATCGCGGTGCTCGCGCCGCTCATCGCGCCACACAGTCCCAGCATGCAGAACCGCGGCGCCTTTCTGCTGCCGCCGGCCTGGCAAGAGGGCGGCAGCTGGTCGTTCGTTCTGGGCACCGATGCGGTGGGCCGCGATCTGCTTTCACGCCTCATCTATGGCGCACGCTTCTCGCTGTTCATCGGCGTCGTCGTCGTATCGGTGGCCGTCTCTGTCGGCATCATCGTCGGCTTGGTGGCGGGCTATTTCCGCGGCGCCGTCGATACGGTGATCATGCGCATGATGGACATCATCCTGGCGTTTCCGTCACTGCTTTTGGCGCTGGTGCTCGTCGCCATTCTCGGACCGGGCCTCGTCAACGCGATGATCGCCATCGCGCTGGTCCAGCAACCGCATTACGTGCGGCTGACGCGCGCTGCCGTGATGTCCGAAAAGGGCCGGGAATACGTCACCGCCGCACGGGTGGCGGGCGCGAGCAATCTCCGGCTGATGTTCAAGACCATCCTGCCCAATTGCACCGCACCGCTCATCGTCCAGGCCGCCCTCTCCTTCTCGACCGCTATCCTGGATGCGGCGGCGCTCGGCTTCCTCGGCATGGGTGCGCAGCCGCCGACACCGGAATGGGGCACAATGCTGGCCGAGGCGCGCGAGTTCATCCTGCGCGCCTGGTGGGTCGTCACCTTCCCGGGTCTTGCCATCCTGATCACCGTGCTGGCCATCAACCTGATGGGCGACGGGCTGCGCGACGCGCTCGATCCCAAATTGAAAAGGTCGTGA